The genome window GGTGAGCAGGATTTCCTTAACTTCGGGAAGAGGTTCAAATATCTTTAGAAAATCTTCATGCTTAACTCCTTGCTTTAATCCCCAAGGGGACTCTTCAACATTAAATGTTGAAATAGCACTCTCCATCTGCTTTTCCATACATACCACCTCTGTGCCCATATGTGGGCGTTAGTACCTCTCAGATCATCGTTGTACATCTTACATCATTGAGGTGAGTTTACAGATGTTAGTGGATGTCTGTAGTATTATATATTTTGCGTTTACAAGCTTGTAAAACATTACAAATTTCAAGTTTGAGATTGAATATAACGAAAAAATTTTACAAATTTGGACATTTTATTCTAAGAATTTGCTGAACATTTCAAAAATACCTAGCTCATTAGCTAGATAAACTTTACAAATATAAACATAGCATAAACATAGTTGGGCAGCCTCTCCTTTAACATTATGGGTGCCCACAAAAACCTTTAATATCCAAATATTTGCAGTTTTTTGGAGGTGTTAAAGTGAAGATCATAATGACGACTAAAGTTGATTTAGCTTCGATGAATATAAAGCAAAAATTAATTGAAAACTTTGGATTTGAGAAGAGCGATTTAAAATTTGATGGCAACACGGTATATAAAAATGGAGACATTTGGATCCTCACAACAAATCAAGAGATGATATATTATGATTATCTAGACAAAGAGATTGAAAAACAGCTGAAGGTTAAGCCAGAACTTATTATCTTTGCTTCAAGACATTCGAGCAAACAAAAATTGCCGGCTTTAACTACTCACGTTACTGGAAACTGGGGAAAAGCTATGTATGGCGGAAAAGATAACAGCCTAGCGATAGCTCAGCCAAGTGCGATGAAATTAGCGTTGATGAAGATGAATGAGTTGAATGATTTGGGCTGGACGGTTTGTTATGAGGCTACACATCACGGACCGAGTAAGCTTGATGTTCCTTCACTTTTCATTGAAATTGGCTCAAGCGAGGAAGAATGGGTAAATGATAGGGCCGGGGAAATTTTGGCAGAGACGATAATGTATGTCATAGGCAATTATCAAAGGGCTAATTTTAAAGTTGCTATTGGAATTGGTGGGGGGCATTATGCTCCAAAGCAGACAAAAGTTGCGCTGAATTCTGACATAGCTTTCTCCCACATTGCAGCAAAGTATGCTCATCCAATCTCCAGAGATATGCTTCTAAAGGCTATTGAGAGAACAGCTGAAAAGGTTGAGGCAATATACGTAGATTGGAAAGGCAGCAAAGGAGAAACTAGACAGTTGGCCAAATCTTTAGCGGAGGAACTTGGATTGGAGTTTATTAAGGATTGATCCAGCAGAAACCTTTATAGCATTCCACTTAAAATTTAAAAGCGGACTGTGGAACTTAGCTAAAATTTATATATTGTTTTAAACTAAAGGATTTACTAGGTGTTAAATTGTTTCCCCGGAGGGTGAAAAAATGCTAAAGTTAATTGAAAATGCGATAGAAAGAACTTCCCAGGAAGTAAGCAAGGTAAATGAAGTGCAGGCTCCTCAGACAGATATCGATGAGGAGCTTAGAAGAATTTTGGAGCAGATACAGGCAAAAATCTATGTCGTTGGTGTCGGCGGTGCTGGTTGTAATACAATCAACAGAATGATGGAAGTTGGTATCCAAGGTGCTAGGGTCATTGCAATCAACACTGATGCTCAAGATTTGCTCAAAGTTAAAGCCCACAAAAAGATACTCATAGGAAAGGAACTAACTAGAGGATTGGGTGCTGGAAACAACCCTAAAATTGGTGAAGAAGCAGCAAAAGAAAGTGAACGAGATATTAGAGATGCTCTCGAAGGAGCAGATATGGTTTTTATCACATGCGGTCTTGGTGGTGGAACTGGAACCGGTGCAGCCCCAGTAGTTGCTGAACTGGCAAAGAAGATGGGTGCTCTAACAGTTTCTGTCGTCACGCTACCATTCACAGTTGAGGGCATTAGAAGAATCAAGAACGCCGAATACGGTCTTGAGAGACTCAGGAAGAACAGCGACACTGTCATAGTTATACCAAATGACAAGCTCATGGAAGTAGCTCCTAACTTACCAATTCACTTAGCATTTAAAGTCGCTGATGAAATCCTCGTCCAGGCCGTTAAGGGCATCACAGAACTCATCACCAAGCCAGGCCTGGTTAACCTTGACTTCAACGACGTCAGAGCAGTCATGAAGGATGGCGGTGTCGCTATGATAGGTATTGGAGAAAGCGACAGCGAGAAGAGAGCCCTTGAAGCTGCGACACAAGCTTTGAACAGTCCGTTACTCGATGTTGATATCAGCGGTGCTAAGGGGGCATTGATAAGCATCTCTGGAAGCGACGTTAAGCTTGAAGAGGCACAGCAGATAATTGAGCTTGTTACAAGCAAGCTTGATCCAGAGGCACAAGTAATCTGGGGAATCCAGCTTGATGAGGAACTTGGCAAGACCATAAGAGTTATGGTTGTTGTTACTGGTGTAAGTTCTCCGTATGCTGTTTCAGAAGAAGAACCAACGTATTCATTTGAGGAAAGTGAAAAGAAAGTTATTCACCTTGATTTAGAGGAGCTTTGAACTCTCTTTTTATCCTATATCCTAAGCTCCACCCTAAACTTTTAAAACCTTAACTCCCACCTAAGATTAACAAACCAGCGAGGTGTTAGATGTGCCAGCAGAGGGATACATGGAAAAGCTTAAAAACTTCTTATCAGAGACCAAAAGGGTTTTATTAGTCACAAAAAAACCGAGCGGCAAAGAGTATAAGATGGCTGCAAAGATTACTGGCCTTGGAATAATACTAATTGGCTTAATTGGGATGGTTATCCGTATTATAGGTACCTTGATAACAGGTCAATGACCTTTTTGGTGGTAAAGATGAGTGACAGCAAAATATTTGCAGTAAGGGTTACAGTAGGTCAGGAAGAAACAACAGCTAGGTTAGTTTACAGCAAAGCAAAAACATACAATCTGCCAATTTATGCCATATTAACTCCTTCGAAGGTTAAGGGATACATTTTTATTGAAGCACCTAGCAAGAGTGCAGTTGATGAGGCCATAAGAGGAATAAGACATGCAAGAGGAACTCTCCCGGGAGACGTTTCGTTCAGCGAGATTGAGCATTTCCTTGAGGAGAAGCCAGCTGTCAGTGGCTTCGAGCCGGGAGACATAGTTGAGCTCATTGCTGGCCCATTCAAAGGAGAAAAAGCTAAGGTCGTTAGGGTTGATGAAGCAAAGGATGAAATTGTCGTTGAGCTCATCGGTGCAATAGTTCCAATCCCCGTTACAGTTAGAGGTGAATACGTTAGACTTATAAGCAAACGGTCAAAGGAGTAAAGGGGTGAAGAGAATGCCAAAGCAAGTTGTTGAGGTGTTAGTTGAGGGTGGTAAAGCTACTCCCGGTCCTCCACTCGGTCCAGCTATTGGTCCACTTGGATTAAACGTTAAGCTTGTCGTTGACAAAATAAATGAGGCAACAAAGGACTTT of Thermococcus sp. M39 contains these proteins:
- a CDS encoding D-aminoacyl-tRNA deacylase → MKIIMTTKVDLASMNIKQKLIENFGFEKSDLKFDGNTVYKNGDIWILTTNQEMIYYDYLDKEIEKQLKVKPELIIFASRHSSKQKLPALTTHVTGNWGKAMYGGKDNSLAIAQPSAMKLALMKMNELNDLGWTVCYEATHHGPSKLDVPSLFIEIGSSEEEWVNDRAGEILAETIMYVIGNYQRANFKVAIGIGGGHYAPKQTKVALNSDIAFSHIAAKYAHPISRDMLLKAIERTAEKVEAIYVDWKGSKGETRQLAKSLAEELGLEFIKD
- the ftsZ gene encoding cell division protein FtsZ encodes the protein MLKLIENAIERTSQEVSKVNEVQAPQTDIDEELRRILEQIQAKIYVVGVGGAGCNTINRMMEVGIQGARVIAINTDAQDLLKVKAHKKILIGKELTRGLGAGNNPKIGEEAAKESERDIRDALEGADMVFITCGLGGGTGTGAAPVVAELAKKMGALTVSVVTLPFTVEGIRRIKNAEYGLERLRKNSDTVIVIPNDKLMEVAPNLPIHLAFKVADEILVQAVKGITELITKPGLVNLDFNDVRAVMKDGGVAMIGIGESDSEKRALEAATQALNSPLLDVDISGAKGALISISGSDVKLEEAQQIIELVTSKLDPEAQVIWGIQLDEELGKTIRVMVVVTGVSSPYAVSEEEPTYSFEESEKKVIHLDLEEL
- a CDS encoding protein translocase SEC61 complex subunit gamma, encoding MEKLKNFLSETKRVLLVTKKPSGKEYKMAAKITGLGIILIGLIGMVIRIIGTLITGQ
- a CDS encoding transcription elongation factor Spt5 produces the protein MSDSKIFAVRVTVGQEETTARLVYSKAKTYNLPIYAILTPSKVKGYIFIEAPSKSAVDEAIRGIRHARGTLPGDVSFSEIEHFLEEKPAVSGFEPGDIVELIAGPFKGEKAKVVRVDEAKDEIVVELIGAIVPIPVTVRGEYVRLISKRSKE